The Stigmatella ashevillena genomic sequence GCGACCACATCCCCGTACTGCTCCGGTGCTGGCTCCTCCACCACCTTGCCTGCCTTCGCCACGTCCGACTCCTCCACCACCGTGAAGATTGGGCGCGTGACTCTAGAAGACCCCCTCGCCCGGAGCCAGCCTGGACTGTGCACGCCTCAGCAGTCCGTCGGCCCGTTCACAGCCGTGACGGTGGCCTCGATCTCCTCGCACCCTTCGAGCGTTCGGGCGCTGTTGTGGGCGAACTTGATTCCCAGCGCCATGCCGAGCTGCACGTCGGTGATGGAACGCACCACCGCCCCATCACTCTTCCGGAAGGCGACCGCGTACCCCCGGGACATGACCTTCAGGGGGCTCAGCGCATCCAACTGGGCCGCCAGCCGCTGGAAACGGCCCTGGGACTCGGAGAGGACCTGCTCCTGGAGGGCAAGCAAGCGGGCCTTGTGGGCACTCACCCGGGCGCGCTCCGCCGCCACCCGGAGTGTCGGCGAGGCCCGCTCCAACCCGAGCCGCCCCCGGGCCAGCTCCGCCCGCCGGGTGGCGACCCCTAGACGCAGGGCCTCCTGAAGCCGGGCGGCCAGCCGCAGCAGGTGGGCCCGCTGCTCTCCCAGCCGGGTCTGGGGGCGCGCCCGCTGAAGCCGCTCTTGCAGCGCCCGGAGCCCCTCCCGCTTCGTCCGCAGCGCGGGCCGCAGCGCGCGCATCATCTCCTCGAGCTGCTCGGACAGGTGCAGGCGCTCCTGGCCCAAGCGCCTGCGCGGATCCACCAGCCGCCCGGCCAGGTGTCCCTGCCGTTCGCGCAACTCCAACAGCCTGCGCTCCGCCGCTTGGCGCAAGCGCGCGGCGTGGGTGTCCAGCGTCAGCTCCAGATCGCTCAGCACCGGGGCCAGTCGCTCCGCCGCGGCGCTCGGCGTGGGGGCCCGGAAGTCCGCCACGAAGTCCGCGATGGTGAAGTCGATCTCGTGCCCGATGGCCGACACCACCGGCACCGGGGAGGCATGGATGGCCCGCGCAACGGCCTCCTCGTTGAACGTCCAGAGGTCCTCGACCGAGCCGCCTCCCCGCGTCACCACGATGACGTCCACGTCCGTGCGGCCCAGGCGCGCGATGGCCCGGGCCACCTCGGGAGCAGACCCCTCCCCTTGCACGCGCGCATCGCACAGCAGCACGCTCATGCGGGGGTGGCGCGAGGACAACACGCGCAGGAAGTCTTGCAGCGCCGCGCCCGTGCGGCTCGTCACCACGCCGATGCGCCGGGGCAGGAAAGGCAGTGGACGGGGCGGGCGGATGCGGCGGCTTCCGATGAGCCCCTCGGCCGCCAGCCGCTCCTTGAGCTGCTCGAAGGCCAGCGCGAGCGCCCCCTCGCCGACGGGCTCCAACTTCTGGACGATGAGGCTGTAGCGCCCCTGGGGGGCGTACACGTCCACGCTGCCCTCGGCTACCACCTCCAACCCATCCCGCAGGGCAAACCGCAGCCGGGAGGCCTGAGAGGCCCACACCTTGGCATCGATGGAGGCTTCCACGTCCTTCAAGGAGAAATAGAGGTGGCCCCGCGCGTTGGCGCCGCGAAACCCTGAGACTTCGCCCCGCACGATGACCCGCGGGTAACGGGACTCGATCGTCTCCTTGAGCTGGCGCGTCAGGTCGCCCACCGACAGCACGGCGCGCGAGACGCGGGCCGGGGCTCCCGGCAGTGGCGGCAGGGGAGAAGACACCTCGGTCCTTTCAGCAGCGGCCGCCAAGGGCACTTCCGCCCCGGCGGCTTTTCCAGCAGGGGACACTTTCCCGGAGGAGCCTTCCGCGGTCAGGGGCGTGAGGACACCGAACAGATCCCCCTGCTCCACCCCGGTGGGCGGCCCTTCGCCCACGGTCCCCCGGCGCCGCTTCATTTGGAGATCTTCTCGAGCCAGGTCTTCGCCTTCCCGTGCGTCTCATCGTCCGAGGGAGTCATCGCGATGACCTCCTTGAACTTCGGGATGGCGTCCTCGGGGTTGGCGTCCTTGAGGGCATAGGCCTGCATGTAGATGTCCTTCGCCTTGACCCTCAAGTCATTGAGCAGGTTGGAGGCCCCCACATGGCCCGGGTCCGCCTGGAGCGTCCGGCGCGCATATTCCACGGCCCGTGCCCACTGGCCCGAGGTCTTCGCGCTCGAGGCGCTCTTGTAGAAAATGTTCGCCGCGCGCGTGCCAGCATTCCGGGCCATGGTGCTCGGACCCCGGCCTTCGGTGATCTCCTTGTCCAGCGACAGCAGGCGCGCCAACCCCTTGGCATCCAAGTCCTCCAGACGCTTGTAGAGGGAGCCAAACTCCGTCATGTCCTTGAGGATGGCCTTGCACCTGGGCGCCTTGGCGACGCACGCATTGATGAGGGCCACCGCGCCGGACAGGTCTCCATCGACGAAGCGGGTCACCCCCTGCTCCCACGGCTTGCCAGGGTTGGGCGGGGGCGGAGGCGGAGGCGGACGGTCCCGGATCTCGATGAGCCGCACCGCCTCCTCGTTGAGCAGCTTGGCATCGCGGTGCGACTCGAAGGCCCGCAGCACATCGTCGGTGATGCGCTTGGCCTCATCCAACTGCTTCTGATCGAGCAGCTTGCGCGCCTCGCGCGACTGCGCATCGCCCGCGTCCCGCAGGTTGCGCTTCAACACGCTCACCTGCTCGAACATCTGCGTGTCCTGGGTGACCTTGTCCAGCTCGGCCTTGGTCACGCCCAGCTTCTTCTCCTTCAGCGCGTCGGTCGCCGCCGCGAGGTGCTTCTGGTTCGGAATCTCCTTCTCGGCCCGGTCCAGGTAGTCCTTCAGACCTCCCATCTCGGGCTCGAGCGCCTGAAGCTCCAGCAACTTGTCGCGGGCCTCGGTCCACCGGCCCTCGCGCACCATGTTCTTCGCATCCTGGAAGATGGCGCCCAACTGGGCCCTGCGGTCAGCCTCGAGGCGCGCCTGGTTCTGCCGCTGGGCGGCGAGCTTGCCTTGACGGACCTGCAAGGCCACGAGCCCCAGCACCGCCAACAGGGCCACGCCACCAATGGCCCCCATGATGAGCTTCTTCTTGCGCGCCTCCTGCGGGTCCACTGCCTTGGGCGGCGTCGCCCGGGCCGACCGGACGCGCTCAGGCCGAGACGACGAGGCGCTCGCGGGCCCCGCCGAGGGACGCGGCCGGGAGGGCGAAGGCGCCACCGGCACCATCATCGTCGAGTTCGCCATGTCGGCGAACGTCACCTCGGTATCCCCCAGGGTGACGATGTCTCCGTTGGCCAGCGACACCTCCTCGGTGATCTGCTCGCCATTGACCAGGGTGCCGTTGCCTGAGCCCAGATCGCTCACCACCCACCCGCTGTCCACCCGGCGCAGCAAGATGTGGTTGCGCGAGACGGAGGAGTCCTGGATGCAGATGGCCGCTTCCTTCGAGCGCCCGACGACGTACTCGTCCTCGAGCAGCACGAACTCCTCGCCCTCCATGGGCCCAGCGGAGACCACCAGCTTGTACCCGTTGGAGGACCGGGGAGGTGTCCGGACGGGCGCCGACGTCCCCGTCCTTCGCACGGGCCGCTGAGGCGCATCCCCACCAGAGGAGCCGCCAGAGGAGCCGCCTGAAGCCGAGGGCCTTCTGCGTGCCGGGGGAGGGTTCGACATGATGAGCCACCACTTCCTGCAAAGACGGGGGTACGAGCCTACATCGGCAGGCCGTACTGGAGAGCCTTCTCGATCACAAGATTGTGGCAGCGATGCTCGGTAGTAGGGAAGCGCCTCTTGACTTCCTCCACGGTTGCCCGAGCCCGGTCGCCATCCCGGAATTGCACGCTGCGCTGGAAATCGAGCACCAACCGGCGGCACTGGTGGTCCAACTCAGCGCCCGTCCGCAGGAGTGCATGGCGGACGTCCTGGTAGAACTCCGGCTTCTCCTCCAGCGCCTCCAGGGTGAGCCAGGCGGAGCGGTAGTACTTCCAGGCCTTGAAGAGGTTGTCCGAGCCCACATCCCTCAGCCCGTAGAAGCGCAGCCCCTGGCTGTCCTCCTGGCGAGCCTTGGCCAGCAGCTGCTCGGAGGGCAACTCGGGCACGGGGATGACCTCCACATACACATTCCAGATCTGCCACCCCTCTCGCGCCGGAGGATTGCGGACGTTGTCGAAGACGATCTGGTTGAGCTCGCTGCGCTTGAGGAGCGGAATGGCGAGGATCTGCTCGATCTCCCGCTCGGCGGAGGTGGTGGTATCGGGAGGAACCCAGCCTTGCTGAACCCCATTGAGGCTGATGCTCACCTCCTCCTGGGAAACATCGCTGGCCTGGTAATGCAACACGACCACCGCGCGGGTGGGCGACACGAACTCGAAATCGAACGCCTTGAGGTCGGAGCGCGTCCAGACCACCCCCTCGCCCAGCCCGAAGGAATCCGGCAGGGGACTCAGGCTCAAGACCGAAGGCTCCGGGCCCAAGGGACGCAGGGTGCCGTCAGGCCGGAACACCGACAGCAGCATCACCGCGAGCGTCCCCACGAGAAGCCCCGCCCCCACGCCCACAGCCACCTTGCCCCTGGGAGACAGCCCAGCCCAGCCCAGCCGAAGCTGGCCTCCGAGCGTTTTCCCCATCTGCCGACGGAGGCGGGCCCGCTCAGCGGCGGACAGCGCCCCAGCCACCGGCTTCGGCAAAGCGCGCGGGGGGGCCTGCACGGGGGGCCGGGCAACCCGCAGCGGCAGGGGCATTTCAATGAGGGTGGGCGCGTTCCCGGGGAGTTTGGAGGAACTCGCCGGAAGCGCCGGAATCGCCACCTCTTCGGTGACGGCGCGGTGCGGGCCCGTGTCCTCCGCCTCGATGACCCGCATCTCCTGCTCGGTCTGGGCGCGGGTCAACCGGGCGCCGGGGCGCCCTCCCCTGCTCGGAGGGGCACCTGCCCGAACAGGCTCCACGGGGCGGGGCGCGGCCAGCGGGGTGAAGACGAACTCCACGGGCCCCACCACGAGCCGGTCGCCGCCACGCAGCTCCTGCTCCTTGTCCCGTGAGAGAGGCCTGCCGTTGTGGAGGGTTCCGTTCGCGCTGCCCAGCTCCGTCACGAAGTGACGGCCTCCCCGGGAGGCGATGCGCAGGTGGCGCCGGGAAACCCCCTGCTCGTGCAGGACGATCTCGTTCTCGGCGGCACGGCCGATCCGTACCTCATCTTCCTCGAAGGAGATCTCCTGCCCTTCCTGGGGCCCTCTCGCGATGAGCAGCCGGACCCCCAGGGCCTATCCTCCGACGTTGCCGAACATGAACTGGAAGACGATGGGGCCGAAGAGCACCATGAACACCGTGGGGAAGATGCAGGCGATCAGCGGAAAGAGCATCTTCACCGGCGCCTCGCCCGCCAGCTTCTCGGCGCGCTGCGTGCGGTCGATGCGCATCTGCGTGGACTGGATGCGCAGCACCTTGCCGAGGCTGGTGCCCATCTTGTCCGCCTGGATGAGCGCGGTGACGAAGGTGGTGAGCGACGGCAGGTCCACCCGGAGGATCATCGCCTTGAGGGCCTCCTCGCGAGTCTTGCCCATCTTCAACTGCTTGAGGACGATCGACATCTCCTCCTTGAGCGGACCGGACTTGCCCTTCTCCACCACCTTGGAGAGCGCCGCGGTGAAGTCCAGGCCTGCTTCCACCGACAGCGTCAGCAGGTCCAGGTTGTAGGGCAGCGCCCGGGAGATCGCCAGGTGGCGCCGCTTCACCTGATCGTTCACCCAGATGGCCGGGTAGTACAGGCCGAACAAGGCCGCCAGGAGCGACCACGCCAGGTGCTGCGACAGCCCGTTGGCCAGGATCAGTCCCATGATCAGACCGATGACCAGGCCGATCTCCTGCAAGGCCATGATGTCCTCGGGCTTGTAGCCCGAAGGGTCTCCCGCCTTGATGAGCTTGCGGCGCATCTTGGACTCGTAGCCGGGCCACATGATGCGCCGGTTCACCGCGCCCATCTTGCGGATGGCCACCGAGCCCACGCCGCGAACGCCACCGGCGGACTCCTCGGCGACCTCGGAGACGAAGCCCTGGAAGAAGTTGTTGTAGATGCCGATGCCGAAGAAACCCGCTGCCGCTGCGGCGAACATCGCCGCGCCGACCAGCAGGATGGATGTGAAGATGTCCTGCACGGCCGCCTCCTTAGATATCGATGTTGACGATGCGGCGAATGATCAAGATGCCGAGGACTTCCATGATGGCGATGACCGTCACCAGCACATAGCCGAACATGTGGTCCATCATCGGCTCCATCAGGTCGGGCCGCATCGAGTTGAGCACCATGCCCAGCACCGCGGGCATGGAGGCAACGATCCAGCCCTGCAGCTTGCCCTGGGAGGTGAGCGCGTCGATCTTCCCCTCCAAGCGGAAGCGCTCGCGGATCACCATGGAGATGGTCTCGAACATCTCCGCCATGTTGCCGCCGAGCTGGCGCGCGATGTTGGTGGACACCACGACCAGCTCCAGGTCGTCGCTGCCCACGCGCTTGCCCATGTTGATGAGCGCCTCTTCCAGGGGCACGCCCAGCTTCACTTCCTTCACGAAGAGGCCGAACTCCTGCGACAGCGGCGGCAGCGCCTCACGCGCGACGTGCTCGATGGCCTGCGGGAACGTGAGGCCCGCCTTGAAGGCGTTGGCCATGGCCTGCAGCGCATCCACCAACTGCACGTTGAACTTCTTGATGCGGCGCTTGCGGTAGTACTTCACCAGCAGCATCGGCAGGAAGAAGCCGAAGATGGTGGCCCCCACGCACATGATGGGGTTGAAGATGATGTAGGCCAGAATGCCCAGAAGGCACATCGACGCGATGTTGAGGATCAACATCTGCCGCGGGTCGATGAACAGGAACATGTCGCTCAAGTCGTTCATCGACTTGGTGACGTAGCGCTCCTGATATTGCTCGTAGGCCTTCGCGAGCACGGTGAAGATCACCAAGCTGAAAAAGAAGACCGAGCCGGTGACGAGGAGGAGGACGATTCCTGGCAGCATGCGCGAACGTTCCCTTTAGCGGGCTGGACGCAAGGCGGTGGACAGAAGGATCACGGCTGGACGGTCGCGCTCTTCTCGCCCGCGCCCTTGATGATCTGGATGATCTCGCGGCGCTTCTGCTCCAGCACGCGGGTACGCTCGCCGGACAGCAGCGTGCTGATGGTGGCGCGGCCGCGCTCCTCGATGAGGTCCACGTCGTCCTCGTTGCGCAGCGACAGCGTCAGGTTGCCCAGCTCCGAGGCCAGCACCAGGATCTCCGCCTCCTCGGGGATGACCAGCAGCGAGATGTTGGTGTAGTCGCGCTGGTTCTCCGGGATGAGGTTCACGTTCGTGGTACCGGTGATCTTTCCGGTGGCCAGCACGATGACGTTCTGGAGCAACGTCACCGCCACGCTCTCGTCCGTCTGCGGATCCCGGAAGGTGCCAATGACGTCCACGTGATCGTTGGGGCGGATCCAGCCACCCACGGAGGTGGTGGACTTGGCCTCGATGGTGACCGCGCGCCCCTTCTTCTGCACCTTGGTGGACAGGCGCTCGGCGGCCTTGGTCGTCTCGAACTGGCTCCAGAGCAACGGGTCGCCGGCCTGCAACGGCACGAGCACCTTCTGGTTCACCACGTAGTTGGCCGAGTCCGGCTTGACGACGGAGGAGGTGACGAACTGCTCAGGCACCGAGCGCTGGGAAATCATCTCGAAGGAGATGACAGAGCCTTCGGGGATGTCCTGGGCGGCCACCACCACCGGGACCAGGTTCCAGCCGCGGCGCACATCGGCTTCTTTCTTCTTGATGGCCGAGTAGGCAACGATACCGGCCAGCAGGCCCAGCACGAGCGCGACGACAAGCGGGGTCTTTCCCTTCAGCATTGCTCAGAACCTCAGACTGGCGAGGGAGTAAATACACAGGACGCAGGGCGTCCAAACGGGGTGGGATGCTACCCGCCTGCTCCACTGAGTGTCAAAACCAGCGCACTTGCCGGTCGCGTAAGCCCTGGACATTCGAAGAGTCGATGGCCCGTCCACTCGCCTGGACAGCGTGCTGGGTGGGATGAGGCAGCCCCTACTCAAGGCGATGGGCGCGCCGGGGGGTCCGGCAGATCCGGGTTGTAGAGGCCCCGCAGCACCAGGGGCGCACGGGTGTCATCCCGGAGGATCACCGGCGAGCCCCCCTCGAGTCCCACGAGCCGGAGTTCGAAGGAAGCCCCATCCGGGGACACGTACACGAGCAGGCTCCCCGGAGCGAGCGGCTCTGGCAGCGCTTCCGGCGAGGCCGTCATCAGGGCCTGCGGGGGAACGCGCCGGAACACCCGGTCCCGTACCGCGATTCGAGCCTCTCCAGCGCGCTCGAGCGCGGCCCGCCAGGGCGCATGGGACACGGGTACCTCCCCCTTGTCCTGGAGCTGGCCCACCATGGCCCGCTGGACGCGCTGGCCCCACTGGATCAGCGCGATATGGAAAGCGGGTTCGGTCGGAGGTTCGGGAGGCGGCCTCCCCGCAGCCCCGAGCACGGCGCTGGCCCCTCCACCGAGGATGAGCCAGGACGCCGCCAAGGGGGCCGAACGTCCCCGGACCCAGGCCCACATCAGCCTCACCCCTCCCGCCACCGCCAAGAACGAGCCCAGCAACAGCAGGGGCCGGGGGGGCTCCCCCAGGTGGTAGGGCACGCGAAGGGCGGAGAGAGCGTGCCGCCAGTCAGGGCTGGCCCCGGCCACAGCGCCTGCGGCGAAGCCGAGAAAGACGAGGGCGTGGAGCCACCGCAGAAGGGTTGGCGAGCGCCCGGAGGCCGCGGAACGCCCCGTCACGGGAACGGCAGGTTCAGCACGAAGTAATAGGAGTCGTAGTAGATCTGATAGGACCTGAGGAACAGGTCGATGACGTTCATCTGCTGGTCCTCGCTCCACTGGATCTTGACGGTGGCTCCGATGACGAGCGCCACGAGCAGGACCCAGTTGAGCATGGAGTACTCGACCATGGCTTGGCCCCGCCAGCGGCGGCGCGAGGAACGGCTCAGGGTCTTCTCGGGCTTCATGGGGCCTCCTCCTCCAGCCAGGGGAGCTGTGGGAACGCCTTGTCGACATACTCCAGACGCACCTGCGGTGTCTTCGCGTCCGGCAGGAGCATGCGCGCCTTGGCATTCACCCCGTACTCGACGACCTCGAGGGCGTGGGCGATCCGGGGAATCTCGATCTTGGCCAACTGGAGGATGGGAATCTCCCGGCTCAGCCAGGTGCGCTTGATGACCGTGCTCCGGTAGAGCAACTCAATGGGAACGGCGGTCACCGTACCGGCCGGGGTCATCAGGCGCGTCTCCTGCCCAGAGCGTATCACGGGAGTGGAGGGCCCCGCTCCGGGGGAAGTGGCGCGGGGACGCGGCGGGCGCTTCGCCAGCACGTGCTCGAGCGCCTCGGGCGAGTACTCCTGCGGCCGGTCGAACCCGATGGCGGCGATGAGGCGCGTCACCCCCCCGGCATCGAAGGCCACCCCCTGGCCCCGGGCCACCAGCATGCGAATCTGCGACAACGGGGCGCGCATCTCAGGGTGGGTGCCCATCTCCATCTCCACCCACAGGGCGTCGCGCCCCAGCCGGTCCTTCTCTTCCCCCACCACCGCCAGGCGCCAGTAGTGCACCCGGGCGCCGCCTCCATCGAGCCGGTACGTCACCCAGTCGCCGGCATGGGTAGAGCGCAGCCCCTTGGCGAGATGGTCGAGCAAGGACTTGCCGGGCATGGCCGCCCGTGCGGGAGCCGCCCCGAGCAGGAGAAGCACCAGCGCCAGCGCCCTCATGGAGGGCTCCCTGGGCGAGCCTGCGCGGCCTTCTGCTGCCGCTCCCAGGCCTCCCGGCTCTGGCGCACGGCATCATCGTTGGGCACGGCATCCGGCCTGTCCGAGCCCATCCACATTTGAAGGATCGCGGTGGTCCCGGCATCCACCGGACTGAGCGTGGTGACCACCTGCTGCCCCTTCCGGGCGTGCTCCAGGGTGAAGCGCTGCTCGCCGCCCAGCTTGCCACCCGTCTGGCGGACCAACGAGAAGCCCTGCTGGGCCAGCCCCTCGGACACCTGCCGACGCACCGCTTCCAATTCCCCCTTCACCAGGGACGAGCGGCTCTGGGAGCCTCCGGGATCGTCCCGCGTGGTGATGTCCTGGCTGAAGAGGGTGCCCTCCAGCTTCACCAGTCCAGGCGCTTCCTTTCTCGGGGCGCGGACCCACAGGTCCCTCAGCACCGAGAAGCCCACCGTCTTGCCCAGGTGCTTGCGCAGCACCACGCCGCGCTGCAGCCCCTCGCGGGTGTAGAGCGCGGACACCACGGCCTCCTCCCGGAGGTCCCCCTCCACCACCGTGGGATAGCCCAATCCCCGCCAGTGCTTCTCGAAGTAGCCGGCCACCTTCTCCATCGTGTCGTCCGTGGTGAAGTATGCCAGCCGGTAGTACTCGCCCGAGATGACGAGATCCTGGCCGATGCGCGTATGCACGGCGCCTGGGTAGACGGGCAGCTCCTGCTCGGCGCCTGCGGTCCATGCCGCCAGCAGCACCCCGAGCAGCACGCCCCGGTGAAGCGCGCTACTCGCAGTTGACAACATTGACGTTCGAGTCGCCACGGTTGGAAACCACGGGGGCCGAGGGATCATCGGACTGCGGGTTCTTGCAGCCCATGAAGTAGGCCCCCCGGGCCTTGAAGATCTTGATGTACTGGGACCGCTCGTAGGGCTGATCCCGGAAGGGGGCCGTGTCGAAGCACTTGGGCCGGGGCCAATCGAGCTGGGAGAACTTGTCCAGGTTGTTGAGCCCGCCCTCGGCATCGGCGGGATAGGCCTCCACGCCGGTTTGAGGACCGATGCAGTCCCGGCTCCACGCCTCGTCCTCACCGGAGGGGGTAGGGCCGTAGTTGTGCGAGACGACGAAGGTCCCCAAGAACGCCGGGGCCACCTGACGGAGGAACGTCTCGAACTGCGCGATGATCCCCATGTGCTTCCGGAGCTCGTCCGCGACGCCCAGGAACACCATCCGGCTGACCTGCTGGTAGATGCCATGGGGCATGTCATCGCTTCCGCCTCGGTGCGCGCCCGCGCGCCGCCCCCGGATGACCGCATCGCCTCCGTCCTCCATCGTCCAGGCGTCCGCATACAGGGAGAAGCGGCTCTTCAGGGCCAGGCTCTCCAGCTCCTTGCCTCCAAACATGTCCGTCTTGAAGAAGCCTTGAGCGCCGCCCTCGTCCAGGTAGTTCCGGGGAAGGAGCACGTTGTTGAAGCGCATGTCCACCTCCGCCGTGACCCAGCCCTTGGTGTTGAAGTCCCACGCACCCAGCATCCCATTGCCCGCCCGGTTCAACGCCCCCACCGCCATGCTCGCGAACCCCTCGTCCGAGTTGCCGAGCACCAGCCCCTTCTCGAAGAAGCCGATCTCTTCGTTGCTCAAGGTCCCCTTCACATCGGAATACCGGGCGATGAAGTTGCCCGGCACCGCGTCCGGCTCCACCGAGTCCATGTCCTTGTAGCGCTCGAGCGCTTCGGCCATGGCCTCCCGCTGGGCGGTGTCGAAGGCCTCGTCGTGCTTCGCCTTGGCGAAATCGCTCAGGGTATAGCTCGTCATCTCCCAGGCGGCGTAGCGCGCCAGCTCCTGGAGCTTGAGCTTCGCCCGCACCAGCTCGGTGAGGTACATGCTGAACATCAAGATCGCCACCAGCACCGGCACGATGAGGGCGAACTCGACCGTGGCGGTACCGCGCTGGGCGGATGAACGCAGCGGGCTCAATGGGTGATGACCTTCTGCGGCATGTCCTTCAGCGCGCCGGGCAGCTTGTCCATCATCTGCCCCACGAAGGGCATGGTGTGCCGCCCTTGGTAGACGGACGCAAGGCGGGGACGCCAATACGGGTTGAAGAAATTCGGATGCTCGGCCCAGTTACCAGGGCGGTGGTAGTACGTCTGCCCGCGCGAGACGACGTTGAGCCCCTCGATGGCGGACAGGAACTTCATCCGCTTGTTCTGCATCTCCAGCGTGGGCGTCGCGGCGCTGAAGCGCCACTGCACCTTGCCCTCGTCGTTCAGGAGCGCGGGCGCATTGGAGCCCGTGCCCGC encodes the following:
- the xseA gene encoding exodeoxyribonuclease VII large subunit, whose amino-acid sequence is MKRRRGTVGEGPPTGVEQGDLFGVLTPLTAEGSSGKVSPAGKAAGAEVPLAAAAERTEVSSPLPPLPGAPARVSRAVLSVGDLTRQLKETIESRYPRVIVRGEVSGFRGANARGHLYFSLKDVEASIDAKVWASQASRLRFALRDGLEVVAEGSVDVYAPQGRYSLIVQKLEPVGEGALALAFEQLKERLAAEGLIGSRRIRPPRPLPFLPRRIGVVTSRTGAALQDFLRVLSSRHPRMSVLLCDARVQGEGSAPEVARAIARLGRTDVDVIVVTRGGGSVEDLWTFNEEAVARAIHASPVPVVSAIGHEIDFTIADFVADFRAPTPSAAAERLAPVLSDLELTLDTHAARLRQAAERRLLELRERQGHLAGRLVDPRRRLGQERLHLSEQLEEMMRALRPALRTKREGLRALQERLQRARPQTRLGEQRAHLLRLAARLQEALRLGVATRRAELARGRLGLERASPTLRVAAERARVSAHKARLLALQEQVLSESQGRFQRLAAQLDALSPLKVMSRGYAVAFRKSDGAVVRSITDVQLGMALGIKFAHNSARTLEGCEEIEATVTAVNGPTDC
- a CDS encoding FHA domain-containing protein, with product MSNPPPARRRPSASGGSSGGSSGGDAPQRPVRRTGTSAPVRTPPRSSNGYKLVVSAGPMEGEEFVLLEDEYVVGRSKEAAICIQDSSVSRNHILLRRVDSGWVVSDLGSGNGTLVNGEQITEEVSLANGDIVTLGDTEVTFADMANSTMMVPVAPSPSRPRPSAGPASASSSRPERVRSARATPPKAVDPQEARKKKLIMGAIGGVALLAVLGLVALQVRQGKLAAQRQNQARLEADRRAQLGAIFQDAKNMVREGRWTEARDKLLELQALEPEMGGLKDYLDRAEKEIPNQKHLAAATDALKEKKLGVTKAELDKVTQDTQMFEQVSVLKRNLRDAGDAQSREARKLLDQKQLDEAKRITDDVLRAFESHRDAKLLNEEAVRLIEIRDRPPPPPPPPNPGKPWEQGVTRFVDGDLSGAVALINACVAKAPRCKAILKDMTEFGSLYKRLEDLDAKGLARLLSLDKEITEGRGPSTMARNAGTRAANIFYKSASSAKTSGQWARAVEYARRTLQADPGHVGASNLLNDLRVKAKDIYMQAYALKDANPEDAIPKFKEVIAMTPSDDETHGKAKTWLEKISK
- a CDS encoding FHA domain-containing protein; translated protein: MGVRLLIARGPQEGQEISFEEDEVRIGRAAENEIVLHEQGVSRRHLRIASRGGRHFVTELGSANGTLHNGRPLSRDKEQELRGGDRLVVGPVEFVFTPLAAPRPVEPVRAGAPPSRGGRPGARLTRAQTEQEMRVIEAEDTGPHRAVTEEVAIPALPASSSKLPGNAPTLIEMPLPLRVARPPVQAPPRALPKPVAGALSAAERARLRRQMGKTLGGQLRLGWAGLSPRGKVAVGVGAGLLVGTLAVMLLSVFRPDGTLRPLGPEPSVLSLSPLPDSFGLGEGVVWTRSDLKAFDFEFVSPTRAVVVLHYQASDVSQEEVSISLNGVQQGWVPPDTTTSAEREIEQILAIPLLKRSELNQIVFDNVRNPPAREGWQIWNVYVEVIPVPELPSEQLLAKARQEDSQGLRFYGLRDVGSDNLFKAWKYYRSAWLTLEALEEKPEFYQDVRHALLRTGAELDHQCRRLVLDFQRSVQFRDGDRARATVEEVKRRFPTTEHRCHNLVIEKALQYGLPM
- a CDS encoding type II secretion system F family protein, with amino-acid sequence MQDIFTSILLVGAAMFAAAAAGFFGIGIYNNFFQGFVSEVAEESAGGVRGVGSVAIRKMGAVNRRIMWPGYESKMRRKLIKAGDPSGYKPEDIMALQEIGLVIGLIMGLILANGLSQHLAWSLLAALFGLYYPAIWVNDQVKRRHLAISRALPYNLDLLTLSVEAGLDFTAALSKVVEKGKSGPLKEEMSIVLKQLKMGKTREEALKAMILRVDLPSLTTFVTALIQADKMGTSLGKVLRIQSTQMRIDRTQRAEKLAGEAPVKMLFPLIACIFPTVFMVLFGPIVFQFMFGNVGG
- a CDS encoding type II secretion system F family protein, whose protein sequence is MLPGIVLLLVTGSVFFFSLVIFTVLAKAYEQYQERYVTKSMNDLSDMFLFIDPRQMLILNIASMCLLGILAYIIFNPIMCVGATIFGFFLPMLLVKYYRKRRIKKFNVQLVDALQAMANAFKAGLTFPQAIEHVAREALPPLSQEFGLFVKEVKLGVPLEEALINMGKRVGSDDLELVVVSTNIARQLGGNMAEMFETISMVIRERFRLEGKIDALTSQGKLQGWIVASMPAVLGMVLNSMRPDLMEPMMDHMFGYVLVTVIAIMEVLGILIIRRIVNIDI
- the cpaB gene encoding Flp pilus assembly protein CpaB gives rise to the protein MLKGKTPLVVALVLGLLAGIVAYSAIKKKEADVRRGWNLVPVVVAAQDIPEGSVISFEMISQRSVPEQFVTSSVVKPDSANYVVNQKVLVPLQAGDPLLWSQFETTKAAERLSTKVQKKGRAVTIEAKSTTSVGGWIRPNDHVDVIGTFRDPQTDESVAVTLLQNVIVLATGKITGTTNVNLIPENQRDYTNISLLVIPEEAEILVLASELGNLTLSLRNEDDVDLIEERGRATISTLLSGERTRVLEQKRREIIQIIKGAGEKSATVQP
- a CDS encoding TadE/TadG family type IV pilus assembly protein; translated protein: MSPLRSSAQRGTATVEFALIVPVLVAILMFSMYLTELVRAKLKLQELARYAAWEMTSYTLSDFAKAKHDEAFDTAQREAMAEALERYKDMDSVEPDAVPGNFIARYSDVKGTLSNEEIGFFEKGLVLGNSDEGFASMAVGALNRAGNGMLGAWDFNTKGWVTAEVDMRFNNVLLPRNYLDEGGAQGFFKTDMFGGKELESLALKSRFSLYADAWTMEDGGDAVIRGRRAGAHRGGSDDMPHGIYQQVSRMVFLGVADELRKHMGIIAQFETFLRQVAPAFLGTFVVSHNYGPTPSGEDEAWSRDCIGPQTGVEAYPADAEGGLNNLDKFSQLDWPRPKCFDTAPFRDQPYERSQYIKIFKARGAYFMGCKNPQSDDPSAPVVSNRGDSNVNVVNCE